From one Drosophila gunungcola strain Sukarami chromosome 2R unlocalized genomic scaffold, Dgunungcola_SK_2 000006F, whole genome shotgun sequence genomic stretch:
- the LOC128255071 gene encoding LOW QUALITY PROTEIN: uncharacterized protein LOC128255071 (The sequence of the model RefSeq protein was modified relative to this genomic sequence to represent the inferred CDS: deleted 1 base in 1 codon), with the protein MLISCKCLNFVASTSKLQRSTSSGVGGTGAANGNPVASGTPVGEVPLSILLSQVFQQKYPRDFTFYSQFTDFFKHAYGPIPDLTVAVINQRELLYGLTLDAAGQSWQLSMCINCKEVLCAKRLTAGAGATPTLYLINCTLLTSGEELAQRKSNKSYSETFELLIMDHAGSDSVSAGPTVGIANSASNLSIGSLSANPTDARVQRLRMIQAHQQARLQEEILETNERIERYTRNQFQLLNSFREKSDQDCALLFRVIRALPEQASELLDRAMPPALEVAANQPQSATARRRNTISSRRELNGGPTTPTTTLNHPPSFLTLNQQPQQQLQASQLQQQQPQQAQPLQQSVSVTRKMSHFDTPPATPEATPMSVGNSPTFRQQSAGGAGGAPTQMLTTNGVGQSSGADDADDCLFDLEDVDAPTPLPVQSVPVPSYPRSLIYQQEHHQNPFQQLSQQNGQGNVLDDEAADEAEDALDPDSSISIPVRGGGRPTHAQLMNFARSLPIEIANTTLAERAAAGNNNNNFALGCEEGMDNIDIAASIQALTKSVHGEAVFGDLPRPRLRSQIEG; encoded by the exons atGTTGATCTCGTGCAAATGCTTGAATTTCGTTGCCTCGACTTCGAAATTGCAGCGGAGCACCAGCAGCGGTGTGGGCGGTACCGGCGCGGCTAACGGTAATCCTGTAGCCAGCGGTACACCCGTTGGCGAAGTCCCACTCTCGATCCTCCTGTCACAGGTGTTCCAGCAGAAATATCCACGGGATTTCACCTTTTACAGTCAGTTCACGGACTTCTTCAAGCAC GCCTATGGACCCATTCCAGACCTGACAGTGGCCGTGATCAACCAGCGGGAACTGCTGTACGGACTTACCCTGGATGCCGCTGGCCAGAGCTGGCAGCTGAGCATGTGCATCAACTGCAAGGAGGTGCTGTGCGCCAAGCGATTGACGGCGGGGGCcggagccacgcccacgctCTACCTCATCAACTGCACGCTGCTGACCAGCGGCGAGGAGCTGGCCCAGCGAAAGTCCAACAAATCGTATTCGGAGACCTTCGAGCTGCTGATCATGGATCACGCAGGCAGTGATTCCGTGTCGGCGGGACCCACCGTTGGAATAGCCAACTCGGCCTCAAATCTGAGCATTGGTTCGCTGAGCGCGAATCCTACGGATGCCAGGGTGCAGAGGCTGAGGATGATACAAGCCCACCAGCAGGCGCGTCTGCAGGAGGAGATTCTGGAGACGAACGAACGGATTGAGCGGTATACGCGCAACCAGTTCCAGTTGCTGAACAGTTTCCGGGAGAAGTCTGATCAGGACTGTGCGCTGCTGTTCCGAGTGATCCGTGCGTTGCCCGAGCAGGCCTCGGAGCTGCTAGATCGTGCCATGCCCCCCGCCCTGGAAGTGGCGGCCAATCAGCCGCAGAGTGCAACTGCCCGGCGCAGGAACACC ATCAGCAGCCGGCGGGAGTTGAACGGTGGACCCACCACGCCCACCACCACACTGAATCATCCGCCCAGCTTCCTGACGCTCAAccagcagccgcagcaacagttgcaggcttcgcagctgcagcagcagcagccgcagcaggcGCAGCCACTGCAGCAAAGTGTCTCGGTGACCAGGAAGATGTCGCACTTTGACACACCGCCCGCCACCCCAGAAGCCACGCCCATGAGCGTGGGCAACAGTCCCACCTTCCGGCAGCAGTCGGCCGGCGGTGCTGGTGGTGCCCCCACCCAGATGCTGACCACCAACGGAGTGGGCCAGTCCAGTGGCGCCGACGATGCAGATGACTGCTTGTTCGACCTGGAGGATGTGGATGCCCCCACGCCGCTGCCGGTTCAGTCCGTGCCAGTGCCCAGCTACCCGCGCAGTCTGATCTACCAGCAAGAGCACCACCAGAATCCGTTCCAGCAGCTGAGCCAGCAGAACGGCCAGGGAAACGTGCTCGATGACGAGGCTGCCGACGAAGCTGAAG ATGCACTCGACCCGGACAGCTCCATTTCCATACCAGTGCGGGGGGGAGGACGTCCCACTCATGCGCAGCTGATGAACTTCGCCAGGAGTCTGCCCATCGAGATAGCCAACACTACGCTGGCTGAGAGAGCTGCAGCtggcaacaataataataattttgcaCTGGGCTGCGAGGAG GGAATGGACAACATCGACATAGCGGCCAGCATCCAGGCGCTGACCAAAAGCGTCCATGGCGAGGCTGTGTTTGGGGacttgccacgcccccgcctgCGATCCCAGATCGAGGGCTAG